The following proteins are encoded in a genomic region of Montipora foliosa isolate CH-2021 chromosome 10, ASM3666993v2, whole genome shotgun sequence:
- the LOC137973982 gene encoding uncharacterized protein: MERHYLSDNIDMCGFFARRGEDFIGLLRVCASVLAQQINVTFSLTRELQELISRLESNVFHFQSRQDFLLEGGSLVLPQSYTCETVHNGRQGRPIYKITEFQIWGLRSVGFTWRKILSFFCVSERTLRRRRQEMGWPAREQEFSQISDNALDIVVRDVLSLSLNSGERMVLGALRGRGLLVQRNRVRQSIFRFDPVSRALRRFRTVQGRVYSVTKPNALWHQDGNHKLIRHVFLTNHWPLDSFLINRRMRTSLLFTNLAAKTLSTITRVLLCFLSFPKCWRDVCFPESIITWFLICTPYNMAFATTDPGSLK, encoded by the exons ATGGAACGCCACTATTTGTCCGATAATATCGATATGTGTGGATTTTTTGCACGGAGAGGAGAAGACTTTATAGGTTTACTGCGAGTGTGTGCATCAGTACTCGCTCAACAGATCAACGTCACATTTTCTTTAACTCGGGAATTACAAGAGTTGATCAGTCGTTTGGAGAGTAACGTCTTTCACTTTCAGTCACGACAAGATTTTCTGCTGGAAGGAGGCAGTCTTGTATTGCCCCAAAGTTACACTTGCGAAACAGTGCATAATGGAAGACAAGGAAGGCCGATATACAAGATTACAGAATTTCAAATTTGGGGTCTCAGAAGCGTGGGTTTCACATggagaaaaattttaagtttcttttgtgTTTCGGAGCGAACATTGAGACGACGGCGTCAAGAAATGGGATGGCCTGCGAGAGAACAGGAGTTCAGTCAAATTTCAGACAACGCCTTGGACATTGTTGTCAGGGATGTACTCTCTCTGTCACTCAATTCTGGTGAGCGAATGGTGTTAGGGGCTCTCAGAGGACGAGGTCTCCTCGTTCAAAGAAACAGAGTTAGGCAGTCTATTTTCAGATTCGATCCGGTCAGCCGTGCTTTGCGTCGTTTTAGAACAGTCCAGGGGCGAGTTTACAGTGTCACGAAGCCCAATGCCCTATG GCATCAGGACGGTAACCACAAACTCATCAGACATGTCTTTTTAACAAATCACTGGCCTCTGGACAGTTTCCTGATAAATAGAAGGATGCGAACCTCACTCCTGTTCACAAATCTGGCAGCAAAAACCTTGTCAACAATTACAAGGGTATTGCTCTGCTTTCTGTCGTTTCCAAAGTGCTGGAGAGATGTGTGTTTCCCAGAATCTATAATCACATGGTTCCTCATCTGCACTCCTTACAACATGGCTTTCGCCACAACAGATCCTGGGTCACTCAAATGA